A region from the Thermococcus sp. genome encodes:
- a CDS encoding DUF4932 domain-containing protein → MELNSTEWSTYLVGRVHGNERLLNELATAMKDFARESNFSTFYKNHSGFYREQIRLFLEENPDVSNLPHFEERFFGEKKKRWVFVLQPLEAYYSYSSWENGTVYAFLGVCSFSNGTLSYCSASAHELAHSFVNPAVDRHSGEIKKYEEMFSPVKDVMTSMGYSGWKTYLDETLVRAFEAYYILKTEGNQSAKRFIKGQEALGFYLVGRVYGACLTDYLPNGEKYQTFESFMPELARLMGEWYREGIWRNISPEPTIRMVFMAFKTKGVKVYSPNLSESTYVKNYVGMLEKAGFKVAFTEVLESDNLIVIAPLDSPITHKLNRYVEIRNNSVVLNGVEYSKGVFLVEALRNPEGKGFVLLIAGTPNVFKRKPSGNGDESLLNYHYFLYLTNLKRAIAFG, encoded by the coding sequence ATGGAGCTGAACTCAACGGAGTGGAGCACCTACCTCGTGGGCAGAGTTCACGGGAACGAAAGGCTCCTCAACGAACTCGCCACGGCCATGAAAGATTTCGCCCGGGAATCGAACTTTTCAACCTTCTATAAGAACCACAGCGGGTTTTACAGGGAGCAGATAAGACTGTTTTTAGAGGAGAATCCCGATGTTTCTAACCTTCCTCACTTCGAGGAGAGGTTCTTTGGAGAAAAGAAAAAGCGCTGGGTTTTCGTCCTTCAGCCCCTTGAGGCGTACTACAGCTACAGCAGCTGGGAAAACGGCACCGTTTATGCATTTCTCGGTGTCTGCTCCTTCTCCAACGGAACGCTCTCCTACTGCAGTGCCTCCGCCCACGAGCTTGCCCACAGCTTCGTCAACCCTGCGGTGGACAGACACTCCGGGGAGATCAAGAAGTATGAGGAAATGTTCTCGCCGGTAAAAGACGTCATGACTTCCATGGGATACTCAGGCTGGAAGACCTACCTCGACGAGACCCTTGTCCGGGCGTTTGAGGCCTACTACATACTCAAAACGGAGGGAAACCAGAGCGCTAAGAGGTTCATAAAGGGTCAGGAAGCCCTCGGGTTCTACCTCGTTGGGAGGGTTTACGGGGCTTGCCTGACGGACTACCTGCCGAACGGGGAGAAGTATCAAACCTTCGAGAGCTTCATGCCCGAACTCGCGAGGCTTATGGGGGAATGGTACAGGGAAGGCATTTGGAGGAACATCTCACCGGAGCCAACCATCAGAATGGTTTTCATGGCGTTTAAAACGAAGGGCGTTAAGGTGTATTCTCCAAACCTCTCGGAGAGCACGTACGTTAAGAACTACGTTGGAATGCTTGAAAAGGCCGGTTTTAAGGTAGCCTTTACAGAGGTGCTCGAAAGCGACAACCTCATCGTCATCGCCCCGTTGGACTCCCCCATTACTCATAAACTCAACAGGTACGTGGAGATAAGGAACAACTCCGTCGTTCTCAATGGGGTTGAGTATTCAAAGGGAGTCTTCCTCGTTGAGGCCCTGAGAAATCCAGAGGGGAAAGGATTCGTCCTATTAATTGCGGGAACGCCGAACGTGTTCAAAAGGAAACCCTCCGGAAACGGTGACGAGAGCTTACTAAACTACCACTACTTCCTCTACCTGACGAACCTGAAGAGGGCGATCGCCTTCGGATAA